One part of the Streptomyces lienomycini genome encodes these proteins:
- a CDS encoding cytochrome P450 family protein gives MTVTPSAVTLPIVMGGPEFAADPPAHYAWLREHAPVGRVTLDFGAFAQDIWVVSRYADCKAMLTDPRLLRSPYGPPPGADVPEHMRLVSSATLDMKDGDEHRRLRTLVAAPFTPKRIERLGAQVRVLAEQRLDALREAGGQGPVDLRQEFALPVTYTVIADLVGVGVEDRARFQQGVTALMSGFSGSQEDWEAQIRDLVAVTRDLVARKRAEPGDDLVTGLIEAEEAGDRLDDTELVAMVFSLVTAGYETTYNLITNAVATLLDHPDQLGLLRAAPDDTALWRSALEEVARFVPPITGTRPATAVEDIEWHGQTVPAGASVIPLLAAANRDPEVFTEPDRFDITRSPNPHLGFGHGVHFCLGANLARMEARVALQVLFERHPGLTLAVDRGDLALEEMPLWTRYRELPVVLG, from the coding sequence TTCGGCGCGTTCGCGCAGGACATCTGGGTGGTCTCGCGGTACGCGGACTGCAAGGCGATGCTCACCGATCCGCGTCTGCTGCGGTCTCCCTACGGTCCTCCGCCGGGCGCGGACGTCCCGGAGCACATGCGTCTGGTCAGTTCCGCCACCCTGGACATGAAGGACGGGGACGAGCACCGACGGCTGCGCACCCTGGTGGCCGCGCCCTTCACGCCGAAGCGGATCGAGCGTCTGGGCGCACAGGTCCGGGTGCTGGCCGAACAGCGGCTCGACGCCCTCCGGGAGGCCGGCGGGCAGGGCCCGGTCGATCTGCGCCAGGAGTTCGCGCTGCCGGTCACCTACACGGTCATCGCGGACCTGGTGGGCGTCGGCGTCGAGGACCGTGCCCGGTTCCAGCAGGGGGTCACGGCGCTGATGAGCGGGTTCAGCGGCTCCCAGGAGGACTGGGAGGCGCAGATCCGCGATCTTGTCGCCGTCACCCGCGACCTGGTGGCCCGCAAGCGCGCCGAGCCCGGGGACGACCTCGTCACCGGACTGATCGAGGCGGAGGAAGCCGGCGACCGGCTGGACGACACGGAGCTGGTCGCCATGGTGTTCAGCCTGGTGACGGCCGGTTACGAGACCACGTACAACCTGATCACCAACGCGGTGGCCACCCTTCTCGACCATCCGGACCAGCTGGGCCTGCTGCGTGCGGCCCCGGACGACACGGCGCTGTGGCGGTCCGCGCTGGAGGAGGTGGCGCGCTTCGTGCCGCCCATCACCGGCACGCGGCCCGCCACGGCGGTGGAGGACATCGAGTGGCACGGGCAGACCGTGCCGGCCGGGGCGTCGGTGATTCCGCTGCTCGCCGCGGCCAACCGGGACCCGGAGGTCTTCACGGAGCCCGACCGTTTCGACATCACCCGCTCCCCCAACCCGCACCTCGGCTTCGGCCACGGCGTGCACTTCTGCCTGGGCGCCAACCTGGCCCGGATGGAGGCCCGGGTGGCACTGCAGGTGCTGTTCGAGCGTCACCCCGGTCTCACGCTCGCGGTCGACCGCGGTGACCTCGCCCTGGAGGAGATGCCGTTGTGGACCCGCTACCGCGAACTGCCGGTCGTCCTCGGATGA